A genome region from Bacteroides stercoris ATCC 43183 includes the following:
- a CDS encoding SDR family oxidoreductase yields MKLAIITGADGGMGTEITRAVATAGYKIIMACYRPEKAERVKDMLVHDTGNPYIEVLGIDLASLASVAAFAERMLKRGDTVSLLMNNAGTMETGRHITEDGLERTVSVNYVAPYLLTRKLIPLMEKGSRIVNMVSCTYAIGRLDFPDFFHLGKRGGFWRIPVYSNTKLALTLFTVNLANRVKEKGIVVNAADPGIVSTDIITMHMWFDPLTDILFRPFIRTPRQGAATAVHLLLDEDAGKRTGTLNASCRPKHLSGKYTRHVQMQELWNRTEKIVEKWL; encoded by the coding sequence ATGAAACTTGCTATCATAACCGGTGCAGACGGTGGTATGGGAACGGAAATAACCCGTGCTGTGGCTACAGCCGGATATAAAATAATCATGGCCTGTTACCGTCCGGAAAAAGCGGAAAGGGTAAAGGATATGCTGGTGCATGACACCGGTAACCCATATATTGAGGTATTGGGCATTGACTTAGCTTCGCTTGCATCTGTGGCGGCTTTTGCCGAAAGAATGTTGAAAAGGGGGGATACCGTCAGTCTGCTGATGAATAATGCCGGAACAATGGAAACAGGGCGTCACATCACTGAGGATGGTTTGGAACGTACGGTGAGTGTTAATTATGTTGCTCCTTATTTGTTGACACGCAAACTTATTCCTCTGATGGAAAAGGGGAGCCGTATTGTCAATATGGTGTCTTGTACTTATGCCATAGGGCGTCTCGACTTTCCGGATTTCTTCCATCTTGGAAAGAGAGGAGGTTTCTGGCGCATTCCTGTTTATAGCAATACGAAACTGGCTCTGACCTTGTTTACCGTTAATCTGGCGAATCGGGTCAAGGAAAAAGGGATTGTGGTGAATGCGGCCGATCCGGGTATCGTATCTACCGATATAATAACGATGCACATGTGGTTCGACCCGCTGACAGATATCTTATTCCGGCCTTTTATCCGTACTCCCCGGCAAGGAGCTGCAACAGCCGTTCATCTGCTGCTGGATGAGGATGCCGGAAAACGTACGGGAACTTTAAATGCGAGTTGCCGTCCCAAGCATCTTTCCGGGAAGTATACCCGCCATGTGCAGATGCAGGAGTTGTGGAACAGGACGGAGAAGATTGTGGAGAAGTGGTTATAA
- a CDS encoding NADH:flavin oxidoreductase codes for MESKLFTPVTFGPLTLRNRTIRSAAFESMCPGNAPSDMLLDYHRSVAAGGISMTTVAYAAVTQSGLSFDRQLWMRPEIIPGLRKLTDAIHAEGAAAGIQLGHCGNMSHKSICGCTPVGASSGFNLYSPTFVRGLRAGELPEMARAYGKAVNLAREAGFDAVEIHAGHGYLISQFLSPSTNHRKDEFGGSLENRMRFMDMVMDEVMKAAGSDMAVLVKMNMRDGFRGGMEIDETMQVAKRLECSGAHGLVLSGGFVSKAPMYVMRGEMPIRSMTHYMTCWWLKYGVRMAGRWMIPSVPFKEAYFLEDALKFRAELKMPLIYVGGLVSRAKIDEVLDNGFEAVQMARALLNEPGFVNRMRKEENARCSCRHSNYCIARMYSIEMACHQHLQEELPACLKKEIEKIEAKG; via the coding sequence ATGGAATCAAAATTATTCACTCCGGTTACTTTCGGACCGCTGACATTGCGCAACCGTACCATCCGTTCGGCTGCTTTTGAAAGTATGTGTCCCGGAAATGCCCCTTCGGACATGTTGCTCGATTATCACCGTTCGGTTGCGGCAGGAGGCATCAGTATGACTACTGTGGCTTATGCGGCTGTTACTCAGAGCGGGCTTTCTTTTGACCGCCAGTTGTGGATGCGCCCTGAAATAATTCCGGGGCTTCGCAAGCTGACCGATGCGATACATGCGGAAGGTGCTGCTGCCGGAATCCAGTTGGGGCATTGCGGAAACATGTCCCATAAGAGTATTTGCGGGTGTACCCCGGTCGGTGCCAGCAGCGGCTTCAACCTGTATTCACCTACTTTTGTGCGTGGTTTGCGTGCCGGTGAACTGCCGGAGATGGCACGTGCTTACGGAAAGGCGGTGAATCTGGCCCGTGAGGCGGGATTTGATGCAGTGGAAATTCATGCCGGACATGGCTACCTTATCAGCCAGTTCCTTTCGCCTTCGACCAATCATCGCAAAGATGAATTTGGCGGTTCTCTGGAAAACCGCATGCGCTTTATGGATATGGTGATGGATGAAGTGATGAAGGCTGCCGGCAGCGATATGGCAGTGCTTGTGAAGATGAACATGCGTGACGGTTTCCGGGGAGGCATGGAGATAGATGAGACGATGCAAGTGGCCAAGCGTCTTGAATGCTCGGGTGCACATGGATTGGTATTGAGCGGCGGTTTTGTAAGTAAAGCGCCTATGTATGTGATGCGTGGGGAAATGCCGATTCGCAGCATGACACATTATATGACATGCTGGTGGCTGAAGTATGGAGTACGCATGGCGGGCAGGTGGATGATACCGTCTGTGCCATTCAAAGAGGCCTATTTCCTGGAAGACGCCCTGAAGTTCCGTGCAGAGCTGAAGATGCCGTTGATATATGTAGGCGGACTGGTGTCGCGTGCCAAGATAGATGAGGTGCTGGACAATGGTTTTGAGGCTGTACAGATGGCACGCGCCCTGCTCAACGAACCGGGCTTTGTGAACCGTATGCGCAAGGAGGAGAATGCCCGTTGCAGCTGTAGGCATAGTAATTACTGCATAGCCCGGATGTATTCCATAGAAATGGCTTGCCATCAGCATTTGCAGGAAGAACTGCCTGCCTGCTTGAAAAAGGAGATAGAGAAAATAGAAGCGAAGGGGTGA
- a CDS encoding DUF1295 domain-containing protein codes for MSEEGFHLFLGVMCVIALFVFIALYFVKAGYGMFRTASWGYSISNKAAWVLMEAPVFIVMFWLWGRSGAGFAVPVYLFFLLFQLHYFQRSFIFPFLLKGKSRMPVTIMMMGIVFNVLNGMMQAGGLFYFASEGMYSGGWTYLLKTHAWSGLLLFFAGMLINLHADHVIRHLRKPGDTNHYLPEKGLYRYVTSANYFGELVEWTGFAILTASPAAWVFVWWTFANLVPRANAIYGRYRKEFGDEAVGKRKRIIPYIY; via the coding sequence ATGAGCGAAGAAGGGTTTCATCTGTTTTTGGGAGTGATGTGCGTCATTGCGCTTTTTGTATTCATCGCTCTTTATTTCGTCAAAGCCGGATATGGGATGTTCCGTACCGCATCGTGGGGATATTCCATTAGTAACAAGGCGGCGTGGGTATTGATGGAAGCGCCGGTCTTTATCGTTATGTTTTGGTTGTGGGGCAGGAGCGGGGCAGGCTTTGCCGTGCCGGTATATCTTTTCTTTCTGCTGTTCCAGCTACACTACTTCCAAAGGTCGTTTATTTTTCCTTTTCTGCTGAAAGGAAAAAGCCGGATGCCGGTAACTATTATGATGATGGGCATTGTATTTAATGTACTGAACGGAATGATGCAGGCTGGCGGTCTGTTTTACTTTGCTTCCGAAGGGATGTATTCCGGTGGTTGGACTTATTTGCTGAAGACTCATGCGTGGTCGGGGCTTCTGTTATTTTTTGCCGGTATGCTTATCAATCTTCATGCCGACCATGTGATTCGCCATTTGCGTAAGCCGGGCGACACGAATCATTACCTTCCTGAGAAAGGTCTTTATCGCTATGTCACTTCTGCCAACTATTTCGGTGAATTGGTAGAATGGACCGGTTTTGCCATACTTACTGCTTCGCCTGCCGCATGGGTGTTTGTGTGGTGGACTTTTGCCAATCTCGTTCCCCGTGCCAATGCCATTTACGGCCGTTACCGGAAAGAATTCGGTGATGAGGCGGTAGGAAAACGCAAGCGTATCATACCTTATATCTATTGA
- a CDS encoding citrate/2-methylcitrate synthase — protein MKKEYLIYKLSEDLKEATRIENELFKKFDVKRGLRNEDGTGVLVGLTKIGNVVGYERIPGGGLKPIPGKLFYRGYDLEDLAHAILKEKRFGFEEVAYLLLSGRLPDREELASFRELINDNMPLEQKTKMNIIELEGNNIMNILARSVLEMYRFDPNADDTSRDNLMRQSIDLISKFPTIIAYAFNMLRHATHGRSLHIRHPQENLSLAENFLYMLKKDYTELDARTLDLLLVLQAEHGGGNNSTFTVRVTSSTGTDTYSAIAAGIGSLKGPLHGGANIQVTDMFHHLQENIRDWTNVDEIDTYFTRMLNKEVYNKTGLIYGIGHAVYTISDPRAILLKELARDLAREKGKEREFAFLELLEERAIEVFGRVKNNGKTVSSNVDFYSGFVYEMIGLPQEIFTPLFAMARIVGWCAHRNEELNFEGKRIIRPAYKNVLEEVAYIPIKKR, from the coding sequence ATGAAGAAAGAATATTTGATTTACAAACTTTCCGAAGACCTGAAAGAAGCGACCCGGATTGAGAACGAACTGTTCAAGAAGTTTGATGTGAAGCGCGGATTGCGTAATGAAGACGGTACAGGTGTGCTGGTTGGGCTCACCAAGATTGGCAACGTAGTGGGGTACGAGCGCATTCCGGGCGGAGGTCTGAAGCCTATTCCGGGCAAATTGTTCTACCGTGGCTACGACCTTGAGGATTTGGCACATGCCATTCTCAAAGAGAAACGTTTCGGCTTTGAAGAAGTGGCGTATCTGCTGCTTTCAGGCCGTTTGCCCGACAGGGAAGAACTGGCTTCTTTCCGTGAGCTGATTAACGATAATATGCCGTTGGAACAGAAAACGAAGATGAACATCATCGAGCTTGAAGGGAATAATATAATGAATATCCTGGCGCGAAGCGTGCTCGAGATGTACCGCTTTGACCCGAATGCCGATGATACGTCGCGCGATAATCTGATGCGCCAGAGCATAGACCTTATTTCGAAGTTCCCCACCATCATAGCCTATGCTTTCAATATGCTTCGCCATGCCACTCACGGCCGTTCGTTGCATATCCGGCATCCGCAGGAGAATCTTTCTCTCGCGGAGAATTTCCTGTATATGCTGAAAAAGGATTATACGGAACTGGATGCCCGTACCCTTGACCTGTTGCTGGTGTTGCAGGCGGAGCACGGCGGCGGTAACAACTCTACGTTCACCGTACGCGTAACGTCCTCTACCGGAACTGATACCTATTCTGCTATCGCTGCGGGCATCGGTTCCCTGAAAGGCCCGCTTCACGGTGGCGCCAATATCCAGGTTACCGACATGTTCCACCATTTGCAGGAGAATATCCGGGATTGGACGAATGTAGACGAGATTGACACTTATTTCACCCGTATGCTGAACAAGGAGGTATATAACAAGACGGGATTGATATACGGTATCGGACATGCCGTCTATACCATTTCAGACCCTCGTGCCATACTTTTAAAGGAACTTGCCCGCGACCTTGCCCGCGAGAAAGGGAAAGAGCGTGAGTTTGCTTTCCTTGAATTGCTGGAAGAACGAGCCATCGAAGTTTTCGGCCGTGTGAAGAACAACGGCAAGACGGTTTCGAGCAATGTGGATTTTTACTCCGGTTTCGTATATGAAATGATCGGGTTGCCGCAGGAAATATTTACTCCGCTGTTTGCCATGGCGCGTATCGTGGGCTGGTGTGCACATCGTAATGAAGAGTTGAACTTCGAAGGTAAGCGCATTATTCGTCCGGCATATAAGAATGTATTGGAAGAAGTAGCATACATTCCTATTAAGAAGCGGTAG
- the icd gene encoding NADP-dependent isocitrate dehydrogenase, translated as MEKITVPFITGDGVGAEVTPSMQAVVDAALKKAYGDSRSIGWKEVLAGERAFNETGSWLPEETMEAFRTYKIGIKGPLTTPVGGGIRSLNVALRQTLDLYVCLRPVRWYKGVVSPVKEPQKVNMCVFRENTEDIYAGIEWEAGTPEAEKFYRFLHDEMGVTKVRFPETSSFGVKPVSKEGTERLVRAACRYALENGLPSVTLVHKGNIMKFTEGGFKKWGYELAEREFGKDIAEGRLVVKDCIADAFLQNTLLVPEEYSVIATLNLNGDYISDQLAAMVGGIGIAPGANINYRTGHAIFEATHGTAPNIAGKDIVNPCSMILSAVMMLEHLGWKEAALLIEEALENSFTEGRATVDLARFMQGGVPLSTSAFTREIVNRIEASANNSPINQKK; from the coding sequence ATGGAAAAGATTACTGTACCTTTTATTACAGGTGACGGAGTAGGGGCAGAGGTCACTCCGTCCATGCAGGCTGTGGTGGATGCAGCCTTGAAGAAAGCCTATGGAGACAGCCGGAGTATCGGATGGAAAGAAGTGCTGGCAGGTGAGCGGGCATTTAATGAAACGGGTTCCTGGTTGCCGGAAGAAACGATGGAAGCATTCCGCACTTATAAAATAGGTATTAAGGGGCCGTTGACTACACCGGTCGGCGGCGGTATCCGTTCGCTGAACGTGGCGTTGCGCCAGACACTCGATTTGTATGTGTGCCTGCGTCCCGTGCGTTGGTATAAAGGCGTAGTTTCGCCGGTGAAAGAACCGCAGAAGGTAAACATGTGCGTATTCCGTGAGAATACGGAAGATATCTACGCCGGTATCGAATGGGAAGCCGGAACACCGGAAGCCGAAAAGTTCTATCGCTTCCTGCATGATGAGATGGGCGTGACCAAGGTGCGTTTTCCCGAAACTTCATCTTTTGGCGTGAAACCTGTGTCTAAAGAGGGAACGGAGCGGCTGGTGCGTGCGGCTTGCCGTTATGCGCTCGAAAACGGTCTGCCCTCTGTAACGCTGGTACACAAAGGCAATATCATGAAGTTTACCGAAGGCGGCTTCAAGAAATGGGGCTATGAGCTGGCGGAGCGTGAGTTTGGAAAAGATATAGCGGAGGGACGTCTTGTTGTCAAGGATTGCATTGCCGATGCCTTTTTGCAGAATACCTTGCTTGTTCCCGAAGAATACTCGGTCATTGCCACTCTGAATTTGAACGGTGATTATATTTCCGACCAGTTGGCTGCTATGGTGGGCGGCATCGGTATCGCTCCGGGAGCCAACATTAATTACAGGACGGGACATGCCATTTTTGAGGCCACTCATGGCACGGCTCCCAATATTGCCGGAAAAGACATTGTGAATCCGTGTTCCATGATTCTTTCGGCGGTGATGATGCTCGAACATCTGGGTTGGAAAGAGGCCGCCTTGCTGATAGAGGAAGCACTGGAGAACAGTTTCACAGAAGGTCGTGCTACAGTCGATTTGGCCCGCTTCATGCAGGGTGGTGTCCCGTTGTCTACATCGGCTTTTACACGGGAAATCGTGAACAGGATAGAAGCTTCCGCAAATAATTCCCCCATAAACCAGAAAAAATAA